The Deinococcus sonorensis KR-87 genome includes a window with the following:
- a CDS encoding carbohydrate ABC transporter permease has product MSLLTPGSSVPTLRVRRRRKFWNNLGLGLLFIAPWLIGFLMLTAYPFFSSLYFSFTRYNILSAPQWVGLQNYQNLVHDPKFLKSIGNTFYYTVIAVPLGVVLAIALALIYNQKMPGRPIFRTLMYVPLIVPPVATALLWQWIFNPQVGLLNAVLGFFGIQGPTWLGDPGWSKIALIIMAQWGVGGSVLLLLAALQDVPRQLYEAAEIDGASLWQKFWNVTLPMISPVVFFISITGIISAFQVFTEAFIVSGGEGGPVNSTLFYSLYLFQQAFRFFNMGYASAMAWLLFIAVLIVTLIVFRSSAKVVFYDRS; this is encoded by the coding sequence ATGTCCCTGTTGACCCCCGGTTCGTCCGTGCCCACACTCCGCGTCCGGCGGCGCCGGAAGTTCTGGAACAACCTGGGCCTCGGGCTGCTGTTCATTGCCCCGTGGCTGATCGGCTTTCTGATGCTGACAGCGTATCCGTTCTTCTCGTCGCTGTACTTCTCGTTCACCCGCTACAACATCCTGAGCGCGCCGCAGTGGGTGGGCCTGCAGAACTACCAGAACCTGGTGCATGATCCCAAGTTCCTGAAGTCCATCGGCAACACCTTTTATTACACCGTGATTGCCGTGCCGCTGGGCGTGGTGCTGGCCATCGCGCTGGCGCTGATCTACAACCAGAAGATGCCGGGCCGGCCGATCTTTCGCACCCTGATGTATGTGCCGCTGATTGTGCCGCCGGTGGCCACGGCGCTGCTGTGGCAGTGGATCTTCAACCCGCAGGTGGGGTTGCTCAACGCGGTGCTGGGGTTCTTCGGCATCCAGGGCCCCACGTGGCTGGGCGATCCCGGCTGGTCCAAGATCGCGCTGATCATCATGGCGCAGTGGGGGGTGGGCGGCAGCGTGCTGCTGCTGCTGGCCGCGCTGCAGGACGTGCCGCGTCAGCTGTACGAGGCCGCCGAGATCGACGGGGCCAGCCTGTGGCAGAAGTTCTGGAACGTGACGCTGCCGATGATCTCGCCGGTGGTGTTCTTTATCAGCATCACCGGCATCATCAGCGCGTTTCAGGTGTTCACCGAGGCGTTCATCGTGTCGGGCGGCGAGGGCGGGCCGGTTAATTCCACGCTGTTCTATTCGCTGTACCTGTTCCAGCAGGCCTTCCGCTTCTTCAACATGGGGTACGCCTCCGCGATGGCGTGGCTGCTGTTCATCGCGGTGCTGATCGTCACGCTGATCGTGTTCCGCAGCAGCGCGAAGGTGGTGTTCTATGACCGCTCTTGA
- a CDS encoding DNA-directed RNA polymerase subunit beta — protein sequence MQPRIERFGEITEVIPLPDLTEVQVNSFKTFLQDGVPIDARENAGLQGAFREIFPIDETEKGRSTGLVLDYLEYRLGEPEYTPEECREKDLTYDAPLYAKLQLIHKDSGLIKEDQVFLGDLPLMTGDGSFIINGADRVVISQIHRSPGVYFTSSYKGVRKMYTGAIIPMPKRGPWIELELNAGVLEMKVNKRKFPVSMLLRVLGYDDAAIRALYTEFDPNVELPEDKTAGMNADEALLRLFTVLRPGDPPKRDKAIQYLFGLLADPKRYDLGEPGRFKMNSKLGTSRQERTLLTFEDGKFADAGLIDTIRYLMALNHGLETLNVQTVDDDGVITETNVPVGEDDIDHLGNRRVRTVGELLADQLRVGLGRMARGVRERMLLGNPDAATPTKLVNNRPIVAAMREFFGRSQLSQFKDQTNPLSDLRHKRRISALGPGGLTRERAGFDVRDVHRTHYGRICPIETPEGANIGLISSLSSYAKVNDLGFIMAPYRKVSGGRVSDDVIYMTADIEDRYAIAQANSRLNDDGTFAEERVLARRKGDPTYHEPEDVQYMDVSPKQIVSINTSLIPFLEHDDANRALMGSNMQSQAVPLVRAESPAVGTGVEERVVTDSGTSVVSDVTGTVSYVDARAIQITLSEDSQQAGMVKGNVRTFDLVRFTRSNQGTNLDQHPIVAIGDTVTRGQVIADGPASDLGRLALGQNITIAIMPFDGFNFEDAICISEGLVRKDFYTSIHIEKDEVEARDTKLGPEKITRDIPGLSEAALRDLDEDGIIRVGAEVKPGDILVGKTSFKGESEPTPEERLLRSIFGEKAREVKDTSLRVRSGEGGIVVKTVRFRRGDEGVDLKPGVREMVRVYVAQKRRLQVGDKVANRHGNKGVVSKILPPEDMPYLEDGTPVDLVFNPLGVPSRMNLGQILETHLGEVARLTGQKFVTPVFDSVTEVTIKEMLEVAAAERLQRRKDEGFDLDKREQEVLDRAGKLGVIGVPDERYEDAQMQLARTGKSILFDGRSGEPISGPVVVGTMYVMKLYHMVEDKLHARSTGPYSLITQQPLGGKAQFGGQRFGEMEVWALEAYGAAHTLQEMLTIKSDDIDGRDAAYQGIVKGDEVASSTIPESFKVLVKELHSLGLDVEVLDSGDRAVDIFEGMMPKR from the coding sequence ATGCAGCCACGTATTGAGCGTTTCGGTGAAATCACCGAAGTGATCCCGCTTCCCGACCTGACCGAAGTGCAGGTCAATTCATTCAAGACCTTTTTGCAGGATGGCGTGCCGATTGACGCCCGCGAGAATGCCGGTCTTCAGGGCGCCTTTCGCGAAATCTTCCCGATCGACGAGACCGAGAAGGGCCGCTCGACCGGCCTGGTGCTCGACTACCTCGAATACCGCCTGGGCGAGCCGGAGTACACCCCGGAGGAGTGCCGCGAGAAGGACCTGACCTACGACGCGCCGCTCTACGCCAAGCTGCAGCTCATTCACAAGGACAGCGGCCTGATCAAGGAAGACCAGGTGTTCCTGGGCGACCTGCCGCTGATGACCGGCGACGGCAGCTTCATCATCAACGGCGCCGACCGCGTGGTGATCAGCCAGATCCACCGTTCGCCCGGCGTGTACTTCACTTCCAGCTACAAGGGTGTGCGCAAGATGTACACCGGCGCCATCATCCCGATGCCCAAGCGCGGTCCCTGGATCGAGCTGGAGCTGAACGCGGGCGTGCTGGAAATGAAGGTCAACAAGCGCAAGTTCCCGGTCAGCATGCTGCTGCGCGTGCTCGGCTACGATGACGCGGCCATCCGCGCGCTGTACACCGAGTTCGACCCGAACGTGGAGCTGCCCGAGGACAAGACCGCCGGCATGAACGCCGACGAGGCGCTGCTGCGGCTCTTCACGGTGCTGCGCCCCGGTGATCCGCCGAAGCGCGACAAGGCGATCCAGTACCTGTTCGGGCTGCTGGCCGACCCCAAGCGGTACGACCTGGGCGAGCCGGGCCGCTTCAAGATGAACAGCAAGCTGGGCACCAGCCGCCAGGAGCGGACCCTGCTGACCTTCGAGGACGGCAAGTTCGCCGACGCGGGCCTGATCGACACCATCCGCTACCTGATGGCGCTGAACCACGGCCTGGAGACGTTGAACGTCCAGACGGTGGACGACGACGGCGTGATCACCGAGACCAACGTGCCGGTGGGCGAGGACGACATCGACCACCTGGGCAACCGCCGGGTGCGCACCGTGGGCGAGCTGCTCGCCGACCAGCTGCGCGTGGGCCTGGGCCGCATGGCCCGTGGCGTGCGCGAGCGCATGCTGCTGGGCAACCCCGACGCGGCCACCCCCACCAAGCTGGTCAACAACCGCCCGATCGTGGCGGCCATGCGCGAGTTTTTCGGGCGCAGCCAGCTCAGCCAGTTCAAGGACCAGACCAACCCGCTGTCCGACCTGCGGCACAAGCGCCGCATCTCGGCGCTGGGGCCGGGCGGTCTGACCCGCGAGCGCGCCGGCTTCGACGTGCGCGACGTGCACCGTACGCACTACGGCCGCATCTGCCCGATCGAGACGCCGGAAGGCGCCAACATCGGTCTGATCAGCAGTCTCTCCAGCTACGCCAAGGTCAACGACCTGGGTTTCATCATGGCGCCGTACCGCAAGGTCAGTGGCGGCCGGGTGAGCGATGACGTCATCTACATGACGGCCGACATCGAGGACCGCTACGCCATCGCGCAGGCGAACAGCCGCCTGAACGACGACGGCACCTTTGCCGAGGAGCGCGTGCTGGCCCGCCGCAAGGGCGACCCGACCTACCACGAGCCGGAAGACGTGCAGTACATGGACGTCTCGCCCAAGCAGATCGTCAGCATCAACACCAGCCTGATTCCCTTCCTGGAGCACGACGACGCCAACCGCGCGCTGATGGGATCCAACATGCAGTCGCAGGCTGTGCCGCTGGTCCGTGCCGAGAGCCCCGCCGTGGGCACCGGTGTGGAGGAGCGTGTGGTGACCGACTCGGGCACCAGCGTGGTGAGCGACGTGACCGGCACCGTGAGCTACGTGGACGCGCGCGCCATCCAGATCACCCTGTCCGAGGACAGCCAGCAGGCCGGCATGGTGAAGGGCAACGTCCGCACCTTCGATCTGGTGCGCTTCACCCGCAGCAACCAGGGCACCAACCTCGACCAGCACCCGATCGTCGCCATCGGCGACACGGTGACGCGCGGTCAGGTCATTGCCGACGGTCCGGCCTCGGACCTGGGGCGTCTGGCGCTCGGTCAGAACATCACCATCGCGATCATGCCGTTCGACGGCTTCAACTTCGAAGACGCCATCTGCATCAGCGAGGGGCTGGTCCGCAAGGACTTCTACACCAGCATCCACATCGAGAAGGATGAGGTGGAGGCCCGCGACACCAAGCTGGGGCCGGAGAAGATCACCCGCGACATCCCGGGGCTCTCGGAGGCCGCGCTGCGCGACCTGGACGAGGACGGCATCATCCGGGTGGGCGCCGAGGTCAAGCCCGGCGACATCCTGGTGGGCAAGACCAGCTTCAAGGGCGAATCGGAGCCGACCCCGGAAGAGCGGCTGCTGCGCAGCATCTTCGGTGAGAAGGCCCGTGAGGTGAAGGACACCTCGCTGCGCGTGCGCTCCGGTGAGGGCGGCATCGTGGTCAAGACGGTGCGCTTCCGCCGCGGCGACGAGGGCGTGGACCTGAAGCCCGGCGTGCGCGAGATGGTGCGCGTGTACGTGGCGCAGAAGCGCCGCCTGCAGGTGGGCGACAAGGTGGCAAACCGCCACGGCAACAAGGGCGTGGTCTCCAAGATCCTGCCGCCCGAGGACATGCCCTACCTGGAAGACGGCACCCCCGTGGACCTGGTGTTCAACCCGCTCGGCGTGCCGAGCCGCATGAACCTGGGCCAGATCCTGGAAACCCACCTCGGTGAAGTGGCACGCCTGACCGGCCAGAAGTTCGTGACTCCGGTGTTCGACTCGGTGACCGAGGTGACCATCAAGGAGATGCTGGAGGTGGCGGCGGCCGAGCGGCTGCAGCGGCGCAAGGACGAGGGCTTCGACCTCGACAAGCGCGAGCAGGAGGTGCTGGACCGCGCCGGCAAGCTGGGCGTGATCGGGGTGCCGGACGAGCGCTACGAGGACGCACAGATGCAGCTGGCCCGCACCGGCAAGAGCATCCTGTTCGACGGCCGCAGCGGTGAGCCGATCAGCGGCCCCGTGGTGGTGGGCACCATGTACGTCATGAAGCTCTACCACATGGTGGAGGACAAGCTCCACGCCCGCAGCACCGGCCCGTACAGCCTGATCACCCAGCAGCCGCTGGGCGGCAAGGCGCAGTTCGGTGGTCAGCGCTTCGGCGAGATGGAGGTGTGGGCGCTGGAGGCGTATGGCGCGGCACACACCCTGCAGGAGATGCTCACCATCAAGTCCGACGACATCGACGGCCGTGACGCCGCCTACCAGGGCATCGTCAAGGGCGACGAGGTGGCCAGCAGCACCATCCCCGAATCGTTCAAGGTGCTGGTGAAGGAGCTTCACTCGCTGGGCCTGGACGTGGAAGTGCTGGACAGTGGCGACCGCGCCGTGGACATCTTCGAAGGCATGATGCCCAAGCGCTGA
- a CDS encoding beta-mannosidase, giving the protein MIEHPLNSNWQFKPRDPSRPVRDDVAAQDGWTRASVPGSVHQDLLAQGRIPDPYHGQNETQVQWVGQQDWLYRLTFAADSALLKEPHLQLHFAGLDTLCTVWLNGEPLLTSNNMFVPQTVDVGGRLHAGDNTLVLLFENVLEAGHALEARYGVQPAWNGDRSRVYIRKAQYHYGWDWGPVLLTAGPWQPVTLRAFRQRIRDVHVPSEVTPDLTTAFVPVEVTLEGEAEGSELQIELRAPDGQLIEARQVPASEARTLFEVHRPQLWYPNGLGEQPLYTASVVLLNGETWLDHSARRIGLRRLRLVQDPVQGEPGRSFTFEVNNQPLFIGGANWIPDDLLLNRISPERYRTRLQQARDGNLTMIRVWGGGIYEQDVFYDLCDELGLLVWQDFMFACGLYPAHPEFLTSVRAEAVAAVTRLRHHPSLAIWAGNNEDYAIAESVGVAGPGIAPEAFPARAIYEGVLPEVCAQLDPQRLYWPGSPWGGVTSADPTIGDRHSWEVWHGPMAPYQDYLQYQGRFVSEFGLQSAPALSTLLSVLSEGERYPESRTVVHHNKATHGPTSAPDGHRRLAVYLADNLRATPDLAGYVYATQFVQAEAMRYAYRDFRSRFEQPGRYAVSGALVWQLNDCWPGTSWAIIDSAGIVKPAYHTIRRELAPLAVALRRQVDGVEVWVSNLLAQARTLSVQLYAYTLDGELMAQESRTVRALPGRRTDLPVWTAAGETLVYFAELSADGELLGRSSDFPEPYKYHDYGGADLRAERVEGGVRLSASRPTKGVWLDASEPLRWNDNFIDLRPGETRLLSAPDLRAETVEVRALGSGAQRLERAAVVPTS; this is encoded by the coding sequence ATGATTGAGCACCCCCTGAACAGCAACTGGCAGTTCAAGCCCCGCGACCCGTCCCGCCCCGTCCGTGACGACGTTGCCGCCCAGGACGGCTGGACCCGGGCCAGCGTGCCGGGCAGCGTGCACCAGGACCTGCTGGCCCAGGGCCGGATTCCGGACCCCTACCACGGGCAGAATGAGACCCAGGTGCAGTGGGTGGGCCAGCAGGACTGGCTCTACCGCCTGACCTTTGCGGCCGACTCGGCCCTGCTGAAGGAACCGCACCTCCAGCTGCACTTTGCTGGCCTGGACACCCTGTGTACCGTGTGGCTCAACGGTGAGCCGCTGCTCACCAGCAACAACATGTTCGTGCCGCAGACGGTGGATGTGGGCGGTCGGCTGCACGCCGGAGACAACACCCTGGTGCTGCTGTTCGAGAACGTGCTGGAAGCCGGTCATGCCCTGGAAGCCCGGTATGGCGTGCAGCCGGCCTGGAACGGTGACCGGAGCCGCGTGTACATCCGCAAGGCGCAGTACCACTATGGCTGGGACTGGGGCCCGGTGCTGCTGACCGCCGGGCCGTGGCAGCCGGTGACGCTGCGGGCGTTCCGCCAGCGCATCCGGGACGTGCATGTGCCGTCCGAGGTGACACCGGACCTGACCACGGCCTTCGTGCCGGTGGAGGTGACGCTGGAAGGGGAGGCGGAGGGCAGCGAACTGCAGATCGAGCTGCGTGCCCCGGATGGCCAGCTGATCGAGGCGCGACAGGTGCCGGCCAGCGAGGCGCGCACCCTCTTCGAAGTGCACCGCCCGCAGCTGTGGTACCCCAACGGGCTGGGGGAACAGCCGCTCTACACCGCCAGCGTGGTGCTGCTGAACGGAGAGACCTGGCTTGACCACTCTGCGCGGCGCATCGGTCTGCGCCGGCTGCGGTTGGTGCAGGACCCGGTGCAGGGTGAACCGGGCCGCAGCTTCACCTTCGAGGTGAACAATCAGCCGCTCTTTATCGGTGGGGCCAACTGGATTCCCGACGACCTGCTGCTCAACCGCATCTCCCCAGAACGCTACCGGACCCGGCTGCAGCAGGCCAGGGACGGCAACCTGACCATGATCCGGGTGTGGGGCGGCGGCATCTACGAGCAGGACGTGTTCTACGACCTCTGTGACGAACTGGGGCTGCTGGTCTGGCAGGACTTCATGTTCGCCTGCGGTCTGTACCCGGCGCACCCGGAATTCCTGACGTCGGTGCGGGCCGAGGCGGTGGCGGCGGTGACCCGGCTACGTCACCATCCGTCGCTGGCGATCTGGGCCGGCAACAACGAGGACTACGCCATTGCCGAGTCAGTGGGGGTGGCCGGCCCCGGCATCGCTCCGGAGGCGTTCCCGGCCCGCGCCATCTATGAAGGCGTCCTGCCAGAAGTGTGCGCCCAGCTGGACCCGCAGCGGCTGTACTGGCCCGGCAGTCCGTGGGGCGGCGTCACCTCCGCCGACCCCACCATCGGCGACCGCCACAGCTGGGAGGTCTGGCACGGGCCAATGGCCCCGTATCAGGACTACCTGCAGTACCAGGGCCGCTTCGTCAGCGAGTTCGGGCTGCAGTCGGCGCCGGCGCTCAGCACCCTGCTCTCGGTGCTTTCGGAAGGGGAGCGCTACCCGGAGAGCCGCACGGTGGTGCATCACAACAAAGCCACCCACGGCCCCACCAGCGCGCCCGACGGTCACCGCCGGCTGGCGGTGTACCTCGCCGACAACCTGAGGGCCACCCCCGACCTGGCCGGGTACGTGTACGCCACTCAGTTCGTGCAGGCCGAGGCGATGCGCTACGCCTACCGCGATTTCCGCAGCCGCTTCGAGCAGCCGGGCCGCTACGCGGTGTCGGGGGCGCTGGTGTGGCAGCTCAACGACTGCTGGCCGGGCACCAGCTGGGCCATCATCGACTCGGCCGGCATCGTCAAGCCCGCCTATCACACCATCCGCCGCGAGCTGGCCCCGCTGGCGGTGGCGCTGCGCCGGCAGGTGGACGGCGTTGAGGTGTGGGTCAGCAACCTGCTGGCTCAGGCGCGGACCCTGAGCGTGCAGCTGTATGCCTACACCCTGGACGGTGAGCTGATGGCGCAGGAGAGTCGCACCGTCCGGGCGCTGCCGGGCCGCCGTACCGACCTGCCGGTCTGGACGGCAGCCGGGGAGACGCTCGTCTACTTCGCGGAGCTGAGCGCGGACGGTGAGCTCCTGGGCCGCAGCAGCGACTTTCCGGAGCCGTACAAGTACCACGACTACGGCGGCGCCGACCTGCGGGCCGAGCGGGTGGAGGGGGGCGTGCGGCTGAGTGCCTCGCGGCCGACCAAGGGCGTGTGGCTGGATGCGAGCGAGCCGCTCCGCTGGAACGACAACTTTATTGACCTGCGCCCGGGTGAGACGCGCCTGCTGAGCGCGCCGGACCTGCGAGCCGAGACGGTGGAAGTCCGGGCGCTGGGCTCTGGGGCGCAGCGGCTGGAGCGGGCGGCGGTGGTGCCCACCAGCTGA
- a CDS encoding carbohydrate ABC transporter permease has translation MTALEPAPSSTAPSAPPSNASIRRTQRAGRVMAFVVALVVTLFFAFPLYWMVITALKGDAEVFQSPPTFVPHPAVWSNFLTSLSQIPFWSYVRNSLLYAILSAIGAALSASIVAYGFSKVKWPGREAVFFLVLITMLLPYQVTMIPTYLIFRSIGWTGTLLPLIVPAFLGNAYFIFLMRQFIRTLPDELADAARIDGCTEFRVFWTIIVPLIKPALAVVFLNQFLNAWKDFLGPLLYLNDPSQYTLSLGLQQFQSANGQEWALLMACATVFTVPLFVLFFFTQRYFVEGVTFTGLKG, from the coding sequence ATGACCGCTCTTGAGCCGGCCCCGTCGTCCACCGCCCCGTCGGCCCCGCCGTCCAACGCCTCCATCCGGCGTACCCAGCGCGCCGGGCGGGTGATGGCCTTCGTGGTGGCGCTGGTGGTCACGCTGTTCTTCGCGTTTCCGCTGTACTGGATGGTCATCACCGCGCTCAAGGGCGACGCCGAGGTGTTCCAGAGCCCGCCCACCTTCGTGCCGCACCCGGCGGTGTGGAGCAATTTCCTCACCTCGCTGTCGCAGATTCCCTTCTGGTCGTACGTCCGCAACTCGCTGCTGTACGCCATCCTCTCGGCCATCGGGGCGGCGCTGTCGGCCAGCATCGTGGCCTACGGCTTTTCCAAGGTGAAGTGGCCGGGGCGCGAGGCGGTGTTCTTTCTGGTGCTGATCACCATGCTGCTGCCGTATCAGGTGACCATGATCCCCACCTACCTGATCTTCCGCAGCATCGGCTGGACCGGCACGCTGCTGCCGCTGATCGTGCCGGCCTTCCTGGGCAACGCCTACTTCATCTTCCTGATGCGCCAGTTCATCCGGACCCTGCCGGACGAGCTGGCCGACGCGGCCCGCATCGACGGCTGCACCGAGTTCCGGGTGTTCTGGACCATCATCGTTCCGCTGATCAAACCGGCGCTGGCGGTCGTGTTCCTGAACCAGTTCCTGAACGCCTGGAAGGACTTTCTGGGGCCGCTGCTGTACCTCAACGACCCCTCGCAGTACACCCTCTCGCTGGGCCTGCAGCAGTTCCAGTCGGCCAACGGCCAGGAGTGGGCGCTGCTGATGGCCTGCGCCACCGTCTTCACCGTGCCGCTGTTCGTGCTGTTCTTCTTCACCCAGCGCTACTTTGTGGAGGGTGTCACCTTCACCGGCCTGAAAGGCTGA